The proteins below are encoded in one region of Saccopteryx leptura isolate mSacLep1 chromosome 1, mSacLep1_pri_phased_curated, whole genome shotgun sequence:
- the LOC136388644 gene encoding olfactory receptor 5T9-like has translation MSHLTSDLDLHRIQVKNVTEVTVFILVGFTDNFKVQVFLFLLFLSIYLFTLIGNLGMLLLITRDSRLHNPMYYFLSVLSFLDACYSSVVTPKMLVNFLNENKTISYLGCIAQMFLFVTFGTTECFLLAAMAYDRYVAIYNPLLYSVSMSPRVYLSLILASYVGGILHASIHTVATFSLSFCASNEIRHVFCDIPPLLAISCSDTHANQLLLFYFVGSIEVVTILIVLISYGFILLAILSMHSAEGRRKVFSTCGSHLTGVSIYHGTILFMYVRPTSSYALDHDMIVSTFYTIVIPMLNPIIYSLRNRDVKEAMKRMFEKMGV, from the coding sequence atgtcacaCTTGACATCAGACTTAGATTTACACAGGATTCAGGTGAAAAATGTGACTGAAGTCACTGTGTTTATATTAGTGGGCTTCACAGATAATTTTAAGGTGCAAGTCtttctatttttactgtttctatcaatctatctttttactctGATAGGGAATTTGGGAATGCTTTTATTAATCACTAGAGATTCTCGGCTCCACAACCCTATGTACTATTTTCTTAGTGTGCTATCATTCTTGGATGCCTGTTATTCTTCAGTTGTCACTCCTAAGATGTTGGTCAATTTCCTGAACGAgaataaaactatttcttatcTTGGCTGTATAGCACAAATGTTTCTCTTTGTTACTTTTGGGACCACAGAATGCTTCCTCTTGGCCGCAATGGCATATGATCGCTATGTGGCAATCTACAACCCTCTCCTGTATTCAGTTAGCATGTCACCCAGAGTCTATCTGTCACTCATCCTTGCTTCCTATGTCGGTGGCATTTTGCATGCTTCTATACACACCGTGGCTACTTTTAGCTTATCCTTCTGTGCGTCCAATGAAATCAGACATGTCTTTTGTGACATCCCTCCTCTCCTTGCTATTTCTTGTTCTGACACGCACGCAAACCAGCTTCTGCTCTTCTACTTTGTGGGCTCTATTGAGGTGGTCACTATCCTGATTGTCCTGATCTCCTACGGGTTCATTCTGTTGGCCATTCTGAGCATGCATTCTGCTGAAGGGAGGAGAAAAGTCTTTTCCACCTGCGGCTCTCACCTAACTGGAGTGTCGATTTATCATGGGACCATCCTCTTCATGTATGTGAGGCCGACTTCCAGCTACGCCTTGGACCATGACATGATAGTGTCGACATTTTACACCATCGTGATTCCCATGCTGAACCCCATCATCTACAGTTTGAGGAACAGGGATGTGAAAGAGGCAATGAAAAGAATGTTTGAGAAAATGGGTGTatga
- the LOC136387934 gene encoding olfactory receptor 5T2-like, translating into MKNVTEVTKFVLKGFTDNLELQIILFFLFLAIYLFTLMGNLGLVVLVIRDSQLHNPMYCFLSVLSSVDACFSSVILPNMLADFLSRNKVISFLGCATQMFLAVTFGTTECFLLAAMAYDRYVAIYNPLLYSVSMSPRVYLSLILASYVGGILHASIHTVATFSLSFCASNEIRHVFCDIPPLLAISCSDTHTNQLLLFLFVGSIEVVTILIVLISYGFILLAILSMHSAEGRRKVFSTCGSHLTGVSIYHGTILFMYVRPTSSYALDHDMIVSTFYTIVIPMLNPIIYSLRNRDVKEAMKRVFREKVCINKVYFHTNHEI; encoded by the coding sequence ATGAAGAATGTCACTGAAGTTACTAAGTTTGTACTGAAGGGCTTTACGGACAATCTTGAACtgcaaattatcttatttttcctgtttctagcAATTTATCTGTTTACGCTGATGGGAAATTTAGGGTTAGTTGTATTGGTCATTAGGGATTCCCAGCTCCACAACCCCATGTACTGTTTTCTGAGTGTGTTATCATCTGTGGACGCCTGCTTTTCCTCAGTAATTCTACCTAATATGTTAGCAGATTTTCTGTCAAGAAATAAAGTCATCTCTTTCCTTGGATGTGCAACACAGATGTTTCTTGCTGTTACTTTTGGGACCACAGAATGCTTCCTCTTGGCCGCAATGGCATATGATCGCTATGTGGCCATCTACAACCCTCTCCTGTATTCAGTTAGCATGTCACCCAGAGTCTATCTGTCACTCATCCTTGCTTCCTATGTCGGTGGCATTTTGCATGCTTCTATACACACCGTGGCTACTTTTAGCTTATCCTTCTGTGCATCCAATGAAATCAGACATGTCTTTTGTGATATCCCTCCTCTCCTTGCTATTTCTTGTTCTGATACGCACACAAACcagcttcttctctttctctttgtgggCTCTATTGAGGTGGTCACTATCCTGATTGTCCTGATCTCCTACGGGTTCATTCTGTTGGCCATTCTGAGCATGCATTCTGCTGAAGGGAGGAGAAAAGTCTTTTCCACCTGCGGCTCTCACCTAACTGGAGTGTCAATTTATCATGGGACCATCCTCTTCATGTATGTGAGGCCGACTTCCAGCTACGCCTTGGACCATGACATGATAGTGTCGACATTTTACACCATTGTGATTCCCATGCTGAACCCCATCATCTACAGTTTGAGGAACAGAGATGTGAAAGAGGCAATGAAAAGAGTGTTTAGGGAAAAGGtgtgtataaataaagtatattttcacACTAAccatgaaatttaa
- the LOC136388645 gene encoding olfactory receptor 8H1-like: MDRRNNTNLSDFVLTGLTDSQELQLVLFTLFLLVYLISILGNAGMILIIHLDIQLHTPMYFFLSNLSLLDISYTNVITPKTLENLLISSKSISYMSCFTQMYFFVLLGVTECLLLSTMAYDRYVAICNPLYYPVVMSKRLCCCLVFGSYLIGLMNSTINVLFMNRLHFCDSNVIHHFFCDTSPLLALSCTDTHGTELMIFILVGSILMVSLITISVSYLSILSTILKIASTSGKQKAFSTCASHLLGVIIFYGSVIFTYLKPRKSYSLGKDQVASVFYTIVIPMLNPLIYSLRNKEVKNAVLRAMQKRRGTRPLK, encoded by the coding sequence ATGGATAGAAGGAATAACACAAATTTGTCTGACTTTGTTCTGACGGGGTTAACAGATTCTCAAGAGCTCCAGCTGGTTCTCTTCACACTATTTCTCCTGGTGTACCTGATTAGCATTCTGGGAAATGCGGGGATGATTTTGATAATTCATCTGGATATCCAGCTTCACACCCCTATGTACTTTTTTCTCAGTAACCTGTCACTTCTTGACATCAGTTACACAAATGTCATCACACCTAAAACCTTAGAGAACTTATTGATTTCCTCCAAGTCCATTTCATACATGAGCTGCTTCACCCAGATGTACTTTTTTGTCCTCTTGGGTGTCACTGAATGTCTTCTTCTCTCCACAATGGCCTATGACCGCTATGTAGCTATCTGCAATCCTCTATACTACCCAGTTGTTATGTCCAAAAGACTCTGTTGTTGCCTCGTCTTTGGGTCCTATTTGATTGGCTTGATGAACTCCACTATCAATGTGCTTTTCATGAACAGACTGCATTTCTGTGACTCCAATGTAATCCATCACTTTTTCTGTGACACTTCCCCACTTCTAGCCCTGTCCTGCACTGATACACATGGCACCGagttaatgatatttattttggttGGCTCCATTCTAATGGTGTCTCTTATCACAATATCTGTGTCTTATCTGTCTATTCTGTCCACTATCCTGAAAATAGCTTCTACTTCAGGAAAGCAAAAAGCCTTCTCTACCTGTGCCTCCCATTTGCTGggagtcatcattttttatggcagtgtaatttttacttatttgaaaCCACGGAAGTCCTACTCCTTGGGAAAGGATCAAGTGGCTTCTGTTTTTTACACTATTGTGATCCCCATGCTGAATCCACTCATTTATAGCCTTAGGAATAAGGAGGTGAAAAATGCTGTCCTTAGAGCCATGCAGAAGAGAAGGGGCACCAGGCCGTTAAAATAA